Proteins encoded in a region of the Raphanus sativus cultivar WK10039 chromosome 8, ASM80110v3, whole genome shotgun sequence genome:
- the LOC108818887 gene encoding peroxisomal membrane protein 11A, translated as MFSSPLLLTKNSPNSRSSPMDAKPPEKMTNPKPRDFLNHLETYLAKRDGVDKLLKISRYTTKLLLASSLIPQTNRLKSFESNLGVSRKAFRLGKFVQDINSLRASRYHNSNRDLVIPILAYGGEGVYYFVEQFVWLSKSGLIDGAKWLQRVSAWAELVGYVGSVSLKVRDLREIKGEEACLASTIEICATRGIACDGEEEKMRKLKEKKTLKVLSILQDLADGLMAVTDVRDGKGVLSSPSLIASAGLFSAIISTHKNWVSCQYS; from the coding sequence ATGTTCTCCTCCCCACTTCTTCTAACCAAAAATTCACCAAATTCTCGTTCGTCTCCAATGGATGCAAAACCTCCAGAGAAAATGACAAATCCCAAACCAAGAGACTTCCTAAACCACCTCGAAACATACCTCGCCAAAAGAGATGGCGTAGACAAGCTCTTAAAAATCTCCCGTTACACAACCAAGCTCCTCCTCGCATCATCCCTCATCCCACAAACCAACCGTCTCAAATCCTTCGAATCAAACCTCGGAGTCAGCCGCAAAGCCTTCCGCCTCGGCAAATTCGtacaagacatcaactccctcAGAGCCTCTCGATACCACAACTCGAACCGCGACCTCGTGATTCCAATACTCGCCTACGGAGGCGAAGGAGTGTACTACTTCGTCGAGCAGTTCGTCTGGCTATCGAAATCGGGGCTCATCGACGGCGCGAAGTGGTTGCAGAGGGTCAGCGCGTGGGCGGAGCTTGTCGGATACGTTGGGAGCGTTTCGTTGAAAGTTAGGGATTTGAGGGAGATTAAGGGAGAGGAAGCTTGTCTCGCTTCGACGATCGAGATCTGTGCAACGAGAGGGATCGCTTGTGATGGtgaagaggagaagatgaggaagctCAAGGAGAAGAAAACGTTAAAGGTGTTATCTATTCTTCAAGATCTTGCTGACGGATTGATGGCGGTTACAGATGTTAGGGATGGTAAGGGAGTGTTATCATCTCCGAGTTTGATTGCATCGGCAGGTTTGTTTTCAGCTATTATCAGTACTCATAAGAACTGGGTCTCTTGTCAGTACTCATAA
- the LOC108819328 gene encoding probable RNA 3'-terminal phosphate cyclase-like protein: MGKTTYKRLKGSQSFRQRLLLSTLSSTPIIIDEIRADDMIPGLLRHEMSLLRLFETVSDDCVVEVNETGTRLKYKPGIIMGGKNLVHSCALTRSMGYYLESLLVLGLFGKKPLSIRLKGVTDDPKDPSVDTVRNATLHILKRFGVPSEGLELKIEARGVAPEGGGEVLLTVPNVQSLTAVQWVEEGMVKRIRGWTFSARVSSDFEHSMRFTARGVFNNLLPDVHIFNDHKSGLHAGKSPGYGISLVAETTAGCYISADTAVSCGRVEETGELDVERQERKPAEDTGVEIASWLLQEIEKGGVVDSTHQGLLFILCALCQQDVSKVRVGTLSPYGVETLRNLKEFLGVTFSFRPDPDTATVILTCVGSGLINLSRKLS; this comes from the exons ATGGGGAAGACGACGTACAAGCGGTTGAAGGGAAGCCAGAGCTTCAGGCAGAGGCTACTTCTCTCAACCCTTTCCTCAACTCCTATAATCATCGACGAGATTCGCGCCGACGACATGATTCCTGGCCTCCTCCGTCACGAGATGTCTCTTCTCCGCCTCTTCGAAACCGTCTCCGATGACTGCGTCGTTGAGGTTAACGAGACGG GGACACGATTGAAGTACAAGCCTGGGATAATAATGGGAGGGAAGAACTTAGTACACAGTTGTGCCCTGACTCGATCCATGGGATATTACCTGGAGTCACTGCTTGTGTTAGGTTTATTTGGAAAGAAGCCCCTTTCGATTAGGCTTAAAG GAGTAACTGATGATCCAAAGGATCCGAGTGTTGACACAGTACGTAACGCTACTTTACACATCTTGAAGCGTTTTGGAGTGCCTTCAGAAGGTTTGGAACTTAAAATCGAAGCGCGTGGAGTAGCTCCAGAGGGAGGTGGAGAAGTTCTTTTAACTGTTCCAAATGTTCAGTCTCTCACC GCTGTCCAGTGGGTAGAAGAAGGAATGGTGAAGAGGATACGTGGTTGGACTTTCTCTGCGAGAGTTTCTTCTGACTTTGAACATTCCATGAGATTCACTGCTCGTGGAGTCTTTAACAACCTCTTGCCTGATGTTCACATTTTCAATGATCACAAATCTGGCCTTCATGCTGGAAA ATCACCTGGATATGGAATATCATTGGTAGCGGAAACAACTGCAGGGTGTTACATCTCTGCGGATACAGCAGTGTCTTGTGGAAGAGTAGAGGAAACAGGAGAGCTTGATGTGGAGAGGCAAGAGAGGAAACCAGCGGAAGACACAGGAGTTGAGATAGCTTCATGGCTTCTCCAGGAGATTGAGAAAGGCGGAGTTGTTGATTCAACACACCAG ggATTGTTGTTTATACTATGTGCTCTATGCCAACAAGACGTGTCAAAGGTTCGAGTGGGAACGTTATCACCTTATGGAGTTGAGACGTTGCGGAACTTGAAGGAGTTTCTGGGAGTTACTTTTAGCTTCAGACCTGATCCTGATACTGCAACTGTCATACTCACTTGCGTTGGAAGTGGTTTGATTAACCTCTCCAGAAAGTTGTCTTGA
- the LOC108818886 gene encoding deSI-like protein At4g17486, protein MLKGEAEAKQKKGWSESLLEFRSGFGEKMKLASKKRWKSLAPLNLKSKSVARFCFFSKLKSSNHGPDRAPVYLNVYDLTPINGYIYWAGLGIFHSGVEVHGVEYAFGAHDYASSGVFEVEPRQCPGFKFKKSIFIGTTNLNPAQVREFMEETACNYYGNMYHLIAKNCNHFCHDVCYKLTGKKIPKWVNRLAQIGSVCSCILPESLKITGVSHDDQDGRRITEEESETRCLTTSSFSCLSSISMRQKQLSTSSLLIQSPLRGCLPPWQLKRSKSDTSSLKGR, encoded by the exons ATGTTGAAGGGAGAGGCAGAGGCTAAGCAGAAGAAAG GTTGGTCAGAGTCGCTGCTAGAGTTTCGGTCAGGGTTTGGTGAAAAGATGAAACTCGCGTCAAAGAAACGTTGGAAATCTCTTGCACCTCTTAATCTGAAAAGCAAGTCAGTTGCACGGTTTTGCTTCTTTTCGAAGTTGAAGTCAAGCAACCACGGCCCAGACAGAGCACCGGTCTACCTCAATGTTTATGACTTGACTCCTATTAACGGATATATCTATTGGGCAGGCCTCGGTATATTTCACTCTGGTGTAGAAG TTCATGGAGTAGAATATGCTTTTGGTGCACATGATTACGCAAGCAGTGGTGTTTTCGAGGTTGAACCAAGGCAATGCCCGGGCTTCAAATTCAAGAAGTCGATATTCATTGGAACCACGAACTTAAACCCGGCGCAAGTGAGAGAGTTCATGGAAGAGACGGCTTGCAATTACTACGGGAATATGTATCACCTGATTGCTAAGAACTGCAACCATTTCTGCCACGACGTTTGCTACAAACTAACCGGCAAAAAGATCCCGAAATGGGTGAACCGGCTTGCGCAAATAG GTTCTGTGTGTAGCTGCATACTCCCCGAGTCACTCAAGATCACAGGGGTTAGTCATGATGATCAAGACGGGCGAAGAATCACAGAGGAAGAAAGCGAAACGAGATGTCTTACAACAAGCTCGTTCAGCTGCTTGTCTTCCATCTCCATGAGACAAAAACAGCTTTCAACATCGTCTTTACTGATACAATCACCTCTCAGAGGATGCCTACCTCCATGGCAACTCAAACGATCAAAATCTGACACCAGTTCCTTGAAAGGAAGGTAG
- the LOC108821592 gene encoding putative F-box protein At1g47790 has protein sequence MERKEKKKRKDYKGRQESRSTPSFPIDLTSEILLRLPEKSVARFRCVSKLWSSITTDPYFIDLFETRSPRPSLLLCVRKDDNMFVSSIPQHTQETLHKSSNKSFSSSQPKSSYHMKFPEDDDGFRPTESVHGLICFQESLKPVVWNPSKKEFLTLPKPRKSWIDITVFLGYDPTEGKHKVMCIPCNRTSDVCRVLTLGSPQESWRTVKTNQKHRSSFNTTGRCIKGVIYYKAYIYHTRLWVIMSFDVRSEKFHMIPFPLEARKNLLLNYEGRLSFVDDTNPRRLLILEDAEKNKWSKHEFLSHLSRDVITERSLHLKGFTNAGELVYVASLFNNSSYILFCDPARNSFRRFEFKGISKDESWLNNEGEGLFMSPLHIFLNHTESQISL, from the coding sequence ATGGagcgaaaagaaaagaaaaagagaaaagacTACAAAGGAAGACAAGAATCGAGATCAACTCCTTCCTTTCCTATCGATCTAACCTCAGAGATACTTTTAAGGCTGCCTGAGAAATCTGTTGCGAGGTTCCGTTGTGTGTCAAAACTTTGGTCATCAATAACGACCGATCCATATTTCATCGACTTGTTCGAAACTCGGTCCCCACGGCCAAGTCTTCTACTTTGCGTCAGAAAAGATGACAATATGTTTGTTTCCTCGATTCCTCAACATACACAGGAAACTCTTCATAAGAGTTCGAACAagtctttctcttcttctcagcCTAAAAGTAGTTATCATATGAAATTCccagaagatgatgatggtttCCGTCCTACGGAATCTGTCCACGGCTTGATCTGTTTTCAGGAATCACTAAAACCGGTAGTGTGGAACCCTAGCAAGAAAGAGTTTCTAACCTTACCCAAGCCTAGAAAGAGCTGGATTGATATAACAGTTTTCTTAGGATATGATCCAACAGAAGGTAAACACAAAGTAATGTGCATTCCTTGTAATAGAACTTCTGATGTGTGTCGAGTCTTAACTTTGGGATCACCTCAAGAATCATGGAGAACGGTCAAAACTAACCAAAAGCATCGTTCTTCTTTTAATACTACTGGGCGATGTATCAAGGGTGTTATATACTATAAAGCCTATATTTATCACACTCGTCTTTGGGTTATAATGAGTTTTGATGTCAGATCTGAAAAATTCCATATGATACCATTTCCATTGGAGGCTAGAAAGAATTTGCTGCTAAATTATGAAGGAAGGTTATCTTTTGTTGATGATACAAATCCTAGAAGATTGTTGATTTTGGAGGATGCTGAGAAAAACAAGTGGTCGAAGCATGAATTTCTTTCTCATTTAAGTCGTGATGTGATTACTGAAAGATCTTTGCACTTAAAAGGTTTCACCAATGCTGGGGAGCTTGTTTATGTAGCATCCCTATTTAACAACTCATCATATATTCTATTTTGTGATCCAGCGAGAAACAGCTTTAGAAGATTTGAATTTAAAGGAATCTCAAAAGACGAATCTTGGCTCAATAATGAAGGTGAAGGACTATTTATGTCTCCTCTCCATATTTTCCTAAATCATACCGAGAGTCAAATTTCTTTGTAA